The Pungitius pungitius chromosome 13, fPunPun2.1, whole genome shotgun sequence genome includes the window AGTTGGGGTCGGAGTGCAGTGCAGCGGGGGACTGCAGCTCCGCTAGAATGCTGTGATAATCTGCAGGTGACAGGATGACAAATGTAGAGACAGACACGCACGGAGGCATACCACACCGAAAAACACACACCCTAAACCACACAGCACATGACATGGACGATGGCACCGCGGCTGAAGTGTAGAGCATGTATGCAGACAACCACCGGCTGAGACGTTGATATGTCAGACATTATGGCAGTATGACTAACTACTGTCAAACAAATGcagtaaatgtaataaatatataccATACATGAGAATGTGTCGAAACCCCCTAtttaacacaaatacaaatttgATCTAAGATACTTAAATAAGAATATTCAAATGGGCAGTAATCAAAAAAGCAACGTCATGTTTAGAAATTAATTTTTTGGGTGTGGTGAGGTAAGACGTTAAAAGTGTGACACATTAGTGACGTAAGGCCTTATTTATCGTGTAGCATCTGACGTGATGAGTGGAAGGTATATTAATTGTTGCCAGGGTGTTGTTACATGCTCACATGAGACAGTCGACAGATGAGATATGTGAGAAGAAAGACTGGAGAAGAAAGGATAAAGGATAAAAAGGACAGAGCATGCTAAAACAAAATTTCCGTCGTCGAAGGGTCAACGGGGAGTcgaggtggaggtggggagACGGCTGGCGCGAAACCGAACTGGCAGAGCGGACAGGGAGACAGGGAgcggagaggaggggacggaggagcGGGGCTTGGACACCGGGACCCAGAGGCAGAGccgggagggagagaaggaaaggagagaggggagacgggACGGGAGCAGGCGGTCAGCTGGGTCACCAGCGCCTCATCGCTCGGGGACACGGCGACAGAGGGTGAGGTCATGCTTGAGGGCGAGGAGAAGGTGGGAGGAGCGGGTGCGGCGGGGGGCTCAGACGCGCCGGCGACAACGGGAGAGGCTGCGAGGGTGAGGATGGGCGGTGTGGTTGCCGTCATAGAGGAGGGGGCGGTAGCGCGACACGACGCGCCGGAGGAAGACCCGGATGTCGTAAGCCAGGAGGCGTTCGGTTCGGCCGCTGAAGGGTCTGAAGTGTGCGgggggagcgagggggaggcagggagggacgCGGAAGAGCCCGGAGCTGAAGGAGGAATGGGTGAGTTAGGAGTAGGGGAGGGAGGCAAAGGTGAGGTGATATGCGGGATCGGGGAGGCCGGGCGGGTCGCCGGGGGGAAGGCAGCGGGGCGGCGAGcgtcagcagggggggggcgctgagggGTGGCGCATGGggcaggaggggagaggaagtTGAACTGCTGTGACTTGAACAGCGCCGGGGGGGCCAAGTCTTTGAGGGAAATGGAGGACTCGTAACTCGGGGAGCGGCGCGGGGAAAAGGGGCGGCGGTGACGCGCTGCAGCGAGTGTAAGGGGAGTGGTCggcgggggggttgggtttGTCGGTAAGGTGCTGGGTGTCTGCAGGGTGGAGGCAGCTCCAGTGCGTCTGGGGGTTAAGGGGATGATCACGCAAACTACGGGGAAGGAATAAGGCAAGACATGCATGAGAGGTGGAAAGGGgcccaaaaaggaaaaagaacacATGAAAGATGGTTTAATGTGAAAAAAGCTTGCACAAGAAGACAATGAATGACGTAATTCAggggtgtggagggggaggCATATGAGGGATGGATAAGGACAGGTCAGCACATGACTCTTAATGCCTTAAGAGCTGTTATGTGCAGTTATCAGCAGCAGATGCTGCTGTGGGGATGTgatgggagg containing:
- the LOC134135195 gene encoding uncharacterized protein LOC134135195, producing MCSFSFLGPFPPLMHVLPYSFPVVCVIIPLTPRRTGAASTLQTPSTLPTNPTPPPTTPLTLAAARHRRPFSPRRSPSYESSISLKDLAPPALFKSQQFNFLSPPAPCATPQRPPPADARRPAAFPPATRPASPIPHITSPLPPSPTPNSPIPPSAPGSSASLPASPSLPPHTSDPSAAEPNASWLTTSGSSSGASCRATAPSSMTATTPPILTLAASPVVAGASEPPAAPAPPTFSSPSSMTSPSVAVSPSDEALVTQLTACSRPVSPLSFPSLPPGSASGSRCPSPAPPSPPLRSLSPCPLCQFGFAPAVSPPPPRLPVDPSTTEILF